A stretch of DNA from Synechococcus sp. JA-3-3Ab:
CCTGCCGGATGGCCTGCAATGTGTCATAGCCGTCCATCTTGGGCATGACAAAATCCAGCAAGATCAGGTCGGGGTGATGTTTTTTGGCAGCCTCCAGGCCCGCTAGGCCGTCTTTGGCCTCCAGCACCTGAAACTGGTCAGCCAAGATGCTGGCCACCATCTTGCGGATCATGATGCTATCGTCAATGACCAACACCGTCTTGGCTGTCATGCTCGGGCGCCCCCTTTTCCCAATCTACTCGACCTGCTCAGCCTCTTCCTCCAGCGCATGAAGCATCAGAGGCGTCCTTCCTGGGACACCAATAGAGTACTCTCCCTCTCAGGGAAGTGGAGTGTTTACAGCTCCAATTTCGCCGGCTCTCCCAAGGCCCAGAACTTGCCGGTTTCGCATCGCTGCCTTGCTATAATCTAACGTAAACAAACATTAAGCATTCGCACCTTGCAGGGTTATGAGCTTACAGTTGAGCTCCGAGCTGTCGCTGCCGATCCCATCTCCAGTCGGAGAAGCTGCTTACCGCGCTTTTCAGTGGGGCAAAAATCTCTTTGGCTTTGCCCACAAGGCTCTCTCCACCCAGGCTTTGGAGCTGATGCTCTCTGTGCTCAGGGAGCTGCAAAGTTTTTCCTCTGGGAAGCCCCTACCGCCGCGGGAGCGGGTGAAGGTCAGCCCAGCTACTTTGCAAGAGTTGCGGGCTCGTTACGAACGGCTGCTACAGGTCGATTGGCAAGACGCCGAGGCAGGTTACTACCCTCACGCCCTTCTTTTCGATAACCCCTGGCTGGACTTTGCCCGCTACTACCCGCAGGTATGGCTGGATCTGCCGCAGATCACTCAGCGGGTACACAGCCGGCGCTACCAAGAGTTTTCTCCAGACATCTCCACCGAGGGCTATCCAAAATACTACCTGCAAAATTTTCATTACCAAACCAACGGTTACCTGAGCGACAGCTCGGCTGAGCTCTACGACCTGCAGGTGGAACTGCTGTTTGGTGGCGCGGCAGATGCGATGCGGCGACGGGTGATCCGCCTGCTCAAGGATGGTCTCGATCCTGCTCTATCCGACCCCCACATCCTCGACGTAGCTTGTGGCACCGGGCGCACGCTGCGCCTGCTGCGGGGATCCCTGCCCAAAGCGGCGTTGTACGGCCTGGATCTTTCCCCTGCCTATCTGCGCAAGGCCAACCGGCTGTTGCAGGAGTTGCCCGGGGAGCTGCCCCAGCTCATCCGCGCCAATGCCGAGGCCATGCCCTACGCCGACGCCACCTTTGATGCGGTTGTCAGCGTGTTTCTCTTCCACGAGCTGCCCGGCCCGGCCCGCCAAAATGTCATCAACGAGATGAGCCGGGTGGTGAAGCCGGGGGGCGCCATTGTCATCTGCGACTCGGTGCAACTGCTGGACTCGCCCGAGCTGGAGGAGACGATGGAAGCTTTTGTGCAAACCTTCCACGAACCCTACTACCGGGACTACATCCGCGACGACCTGGGGGTGCGCCTGCAGCAGGCAGGCTGTGAGGTGTTGCGCCGAGAAACCCACTACGTCAGCACTTATATCTTGGCCCGTAAGAGTTGAGCGCCCTTGCCAAAAGCTTAAGAGGGTAAGGAGATTCGCGGTCGCCTGGCCAAAGGCTGTATAGTAGTATCAGACACGAAACCTCGGATAAAAAGCTAGGTCATCAACGCCCTTAAGTGCAAGGCGTCAGAATCTTTTCTATACTTAGGCTCATGTCCCCTCCGTATGGATCCCTTCGTGCCGGCATCACTGCTCTCAAGCAGGAGCGCTACTTAGAGGCGATCAACCTCCTTGAGTCTTTCTGCTACTGCTGCTCGATTCACGAGAGCTCGCCCCGCCAGAAGGAGCGCAACGGTTCCAGGATAAACCCTGAGGAATGCGCTTTGGCGCGGGTAGCCCTGGTCATGGCCTATCAGGGCAGCGGCGACTTGGAGCGCTCGACCGCGCTCTGTCAGGAGCTGTTGGAGCAGGGGGAACCCTCCTCAACAACACCCCTCTGGGCGCAGGAATGGGCAGCTCAAGCTCTGC
This window harbors:
- a CDS encoding class I SAM-dependent methyltransferase is translated as MSLQLSSELSLPIPSPVGEAAYRAFQWGKNLFGFAHKALSTQALELMLSVLRELQSFSSGKPLPPRERVKVSPATLQELRARYERLLQVDWQDAEAGYYPHALLFDNPWLDFARYYPQVWLDLPQITQRVHSRRYQEFSPDISTEGYPKYYLQNFHYQTNGYLSDSSAELYDLQVELLFGGAADAMRRRVIRLLKDGLDPALSDPHILDVACGTGRTLRLLRGSLPKAALYGLDLSPAYLRKANRLLQELPGELPQLIRANAEAMPYADATFDAVVSVFLFHELPGPARQNVINEMSRVVKPGGAIVICDSVQLLDSPELEETMEAFVQTFHEPYYRDYIRDDLGVRLQQAGCEVLRRETHYVSTYILARKS